The proteins below are encoded in one region of Paenibacillus albus:
- the hxlA gene encoding 3-hexulose-6-phosphate synthase: MELQLALDLVNITEAKQVVKEVAPYIDIVEIGTPVVINEGLHAVKAIKDEFPSLKVLADLKIMDAGGYEVMKASEAGADIITVLGVSDDSTIKGAVEEARKQNKKIMVDMINVQDIASRAQEIDSLGVDYICVHSGYDHQAAGKNSFEDLATIKRVVKHAKTAIAGGIKLQTLPEVISAQPDLVIVGGGITGSEDMQLVAAQMQRMIKQG; this comes from the coding sequence ATGGAACTGCAATTGGCATTGGATTTGGTAAACATCACGGAAGCAAAGCAAGTAGTGAAAGAGGTAGCTCCTTACATCGACATCGTCGAGATCGGCACGCCTGTTGTCATCAATGAAGGACTTCACGCCGTAAAGGCGATTAAGGACGAATTCCCGTCGCTGAAAGTGCTCGCTGATCTGAAAATTATGGATGCCGGGGGATACGAGGTCATGAAAGCGTCAGAAGCAGGCGCGGATATCATTACGGTTCTCGGCGTATCGGACGATTCGACGATTAAGGGAGCAGTCGAAGAAGCACGCAAGCAGAACAAGAAGATCATGGTCGACATGATTAATGTCCAAGATATCGCGAGCCGCGCGCAGGAGATCGACAGCCTTGGCGTCGACTATATTTGCGTCCATTCCGGCTACGATCACCAAGCGGCAGGCAAAAATTCGTTCGAGGACCTGGCAACGATCAAGCGCGTCGTGAAGCATGCGAAAACGGCTATCGCCGGCGGCATCAAGCTGCAAACGCTGCCTGAGGTAATTAGCGCGCAGCCGGATCTCGTCATCGTCGGAGGCGGCATTACTGGATCCGAGGACATGCAGCTGGTCGCTGCTCAAATGCAGCGAATGATCAAGCAGGGCTAA
- a CDS encoding winged helix-turn-helix transcriptional regulator, which produces MAKDIRSRIEIDQINCEKELTLALIGGKWKLIILWHLGIEGTKRFNELQKLIPTITQKILTNQLRELEEDKLVDRTVYPVVPPKVEYKLTAYGESLVPILKLMYEWGMNYGQQVLGRDNAQVAESI; this is translated from the coding sequence ATGGCAAAAGATATCCGTTCCCGAATCGAGATCGACCAGATTAATTGTGAGAAGGAGCTGACGCTTGCGCTGATCGGCGGCAAGTGGAAGCTCATCATTCTCTGGCATCTCGGCATCGAGGGCACGAAGCGGTTTAACGAGCTCCAGAAGCTCATACCTACGATTACGCAGAAAATATTGACGAACCAGCTCCGCGAGCTGGAGGAAGACAAGCTCGTGGACCGAACGGTCTACCCTGTGGTACCGCCGAAAGTTGAGTATAAGTTGACCGCTTATGGCGAGAGCTTAGTCCCTATCCTGAAGCTGATGTATGAATGGGGCATGAATTACGGCCAGCAAGTGCTCGGAAGAGACAACGCTCAGGTTGCCGAATCCATCTGA
- a CDS encoding phytanoyl-CoA dioxygenase family protein, whose translation MSTNAVQTTKEEILEHYKENGFAVIPNALSQEELDYLNGLVEKSLQESPDQWHKPIEGAVGTGSFLAQYPLEMDKFIRHPNIFPLIQEVLRGEARFAQFDFRDVSAERASTSEMNFHRDISYYGTIGGKIFDPENPYISTYTCVIYYLSDVHECCPAFCLVPNSHMYGTLAEAKEKQGEAYREIPIRGKAGTAVLYNITTYHTRKGGSAACTHGRRTMHNYHSRATSYPLTNWATVPEVLALSDNPDTQLFYSQWTPNQLKYAKENYTKPIPAYYPIHMVK comes from the coding sequence ATGAGTACGAACGCTGTCCAAACAACGAAAGAGGAGATTCTGGAGCATTACAAGGAAAATGGTTTCGCAGTCATTCCGAACGCATTGTCGCAGGAGGAGCTGGATTATCTGAACGGTCTTGTAGAAAAATCTTTGCAAGAATCTCCGGATCAATGGCACAAGCCGATCGAAGGCGCCGTCGGTACAGGCAGCTTCCTCGCGCAATATCCGCTAGAGATGGATAAATTCATTCGCCATCCCAACATCTTTCCGCTTATTCAGGAAGTGCTGCGCGGTGAGGCGCGATTTGCACAATTTGACTTTCGGGATGTCTCCGCGGAGCGGGCGAGCACGAGCGAGATGAATTTCCACCGGGATATTAGCTATTACGGCACGATCGGCGGGAAAATATTCGACCCGGAGAATCCGTATATCAGTACGTACACCTGCGTGATCTACTACTTGTCCGACGTTCACGAATGCTGCCCGGCCTTCTGCTTGGTGCCTAATAGCCATATGTATGGCACACTCGCCGAAGCGAAGGAGAAGCAAGGGGAAGCTTACCGGGAAATCCCGATCCGAGGCAAAGCCGGTACCGCAGTGCTATATAATATTACGACTTACCATACGCGCAAAGGAGGCAGCGCCGCTTGTACACACGGCCGCCGGACGATGCATAATTACCATTCGAGGGCAACGAGCTACCCTTTGACGAACTGGGCGACAGTCCCTGAAGTGCTTGCGCTTAGCGATAATCCTGATACCCAATTGTTTTATTCGCAATGGACGCCTAATCAGTTGAAATATGCGAAAGAGAACTATACGAAACCAATCCCAGCCTATTACCCGATTCATATGGTCAAATAG
- a CDS encoding carbohydrate ABC transporter permease, whose protein sequence is MVEQTAAVAQPVTQLHVSKSRSLDANPWWAQGLIYLILIGAGLITLLPMINVWAISFSEAHEIYKNPMMLWPKSFTLEPYKYIFNTQVLLKAFGITTFVTVVGTFLNLIFTATGAYGLSKTHIPGHRFLLWLVIIPMLFGAGLIPMYILLKNIGLLNSIWVLIIPQLVAPFNLILMRNFFWSIPESLEESAKIDGASDMRVLWSIILPLSKPVIATVGLFYAVGHWNDFFSGLFFISDNSKWPLQMVLRSIIIDFNMLNMGTQNTNTLNDSSHLVVQPENIKAATIIFAIVPILIVYPFLQKYFVKGIMLGSVKG, encoded by the coding sequence ATGGTAGAGCAAACAGCCGCGGTAGCGCAGCCCGTCACACAGCTGCATGTTTCCAAGTCGCGGAGTCTGGACGCGAATCCATGGTGGGCACAAGGTCTGATCTATCTCATCCTCATTGGAGCGGGTTTAATTACGCTGCTGCCAATGATCAATGTCTGGGCGATCTCCTTCAGTGAAGCGCATGAAATTTACAAGAATCCGATGATGCTTTGGCCCAAATCGTTCACGCTGGAACCCTATAAATATATCTTCAATACGCAGGTCCTGCTGAAGGCGTTTGGGATCACGACTTTCGTAACCGTCGTTGGCACCTTCCTAAACTTGATCTTCACGGCAACCGGTGCATATGGCTTATCGAAGACGCATATCCCGGGCCATCGTTTCTTGCTATGGCTCGTGATCATCCCCATGCTGTTTGGAGCAGGGCTGATCCCCATGTATATTTTGCTCAAAAATATCGGTCTTCTGAATAGCATTTGGGTATTGATTATCCCGCAGCTGGTGGCTCCCTTTAACCTCATTCTGATGCGTAACTTCTTCTGGAGCATCCCGGAGAGTCTGGAGGAATCCGCAAAGATTGACGGGGCTTCGGATATGCGCGTGCTTTGGAGTATTATCCTGCCGCTGTCCAAGCCCGTCATCGCGACGGTCGGCTTGTTCTACGCTGTCGGTCATTGGAACGACTTCTTCTCCGGGCTGTTCTTCATAAGCGATAACAGCAAGTGGCCGCTTCAGATGGTGCTGCGCTCGATCATTATTGATTTTAATATGTTGAATATGGGGACGCAAAACACGAATACACTAAATGATTCGAGCCATTTGGTTGTCCAGCCTGAGAATATTAAGGCGGCAACTATCATATTCGCTATTGTGCCGATTCTCATTGTTTATCCTTTCTTGCAAAAGTATTTTGTCAAAGGCATCATGCTTGGCTCCGTTAAAGGTTAA
- a CDS encoding ABC transporter permease, whose product MSALGTRIWKSRFIYLLILPTIIYFAIFTYAPFYGITIAFKDYKIIAGIMDSPWVGFKHFESMFTSEKFPTLLKNTVIISMYRLFFGFPVPILFALMLNEVRHMLFKRFIQTITYFPHFLSWVVFAGIIYNFIGPSGIINLVLVNLGMDKFNFTTNPDVFRSLIVITAILKDFGWGAIIYLAALAGIDSQLYEAAKIDGAGKMRQIWHITLPGIRPIIALLFCLQLAGILDAGFDQIFMFLNPALYDVGDIIDTYVYRLGILQSQFELSTAVGLFKGVIGMILIITANSIIRRMGEKSLW is encoded by the coding sequence GTGAGCGCGCTGGGCACACGCATTTGGAAGTCGCGATTTATCTATCTTCTGATTCTGCCGACTATTATTTATTTTGCTATTTTTACGTATGCGCCTTTCTACGGCATTACAATTGCATTTAAGGACTACAAAATCATAGCGGGCATCATGGACAGCCCATGGGTCGGCTTTAAACATTTCGAATCGATGTTCACTTCGGAAAAGTTTCCAACGCTGCTCAAAAATACGGTCATCATCAGTATGTACCGGCTGTTCTTCGGCTTCCCTGTGCCGATTCTGTTTGCCCTCATGCTGAATGAAGTGAGACACATGCTGTTCAAACGGTTTATCCAGACCATTACGTACTTTCCTCATTTTCTGTCGTGGGTCGTATTTGCAGGTATCATCTACAACTTTATCGGCCCGAGCGGCATTATTAATTTGGTGCTGGTCAACCTCGGTATGGATAAATTCAATTTCACCACCAACCCGGACGTATTCCGTTCACTCATTGTCATTACGGCAATCTTGAAGGATTTCGGTTGGGGCGCGATTATCTATCTGGCTGCCTTGGCAGGCATCGACTCGCAGCTGTATGAAGCGGCAAAGATAGACGGAGCCGGGAAGATGCGGCAGATCTGGCATATTACACTGCCGGGCATTAGGCCGATTATTGCGCTGCTGTTCTGCTTGCAGCTCGCAGGCATACTCGATGCCGGCTTTGACCAGATCTTTATGTTCCTGAATCCTGCCCTGTATGATGTCGGAGATATCATTGATACTTACGTATACCGCTTGGGGATCCTGCAATCGCAGTTCGAGCTGTCCACTGCCGTAGGTTTGTTCAAAGGCGTCATCGGAATGATCCTCATCATTACAGCGAATTCGATCATACGCAGGATGGGGGAGAAATCGTTATGGTAG
- a CDS encoding extracellular solute-binding protein — protein MEQQKPKKKQLLKAGLLSLVVVLLLSLFTGCTSNNNSGSTAEGSNKDGETAGTSGTKSEPLKFSYSRPTWGPATYTKGGAYEKELFKQGNVNIDVRIIPVVDYDATIKTTAAGGNMPDVIWGWGPVDPFWKDLQDQGAFLKINDYLDQYPAIKDAVPAGIWDKMADDKGDIYFIPNLIYPVVPFFINYRADIFEELGIPEPTSIAELQAALEKIKASGKDIVPMTMGNTVPFWAGKDLATSFGSGSGWAPSKDDPNKIIPPEMQEEHLNYKFWLQDMKKKGLFDEEAGVNPDASFGETKFKAGRAAVILGGNLQSLYPELIKTTPGADIKIMSPLTGLNGEKGGTRVVFPQDRGFYVNVKFKDKADQFFKFLNWSLTDGTDLRRYGIEGKTYTVNPEGKKVPIPDESREADYKGSQIEPLKFIDPMSEKLDWEAQELNFTGAGIQGKFQYYKEMFEKYAANPYNDYKDPTVSSPTQAEIGPQIWEDYMAKVDGSILTDMKLTKEAYKAAYQKYLDAGGQKIIDEINELQKNKSEPNYVD, from the coding sequence ATGGAACAACAGAAACCGAAAAAGAAACAATTGCTGAAAGCCGGATTGTTATCTCTTGTTGTCGTCTTGTTGCTCAGTCTATTCACCGGTTGTACAAGTAACAACAACTCAGGATCAACAGCAGAGGGCAGCAACAAGGATGGCGAGACAGCGGGAACGAGCGGAACCAAGTCAGAGCCTCTTAAATTCAGCTATTCAAGGCCGACATGGGGACCTGCCACATACACCAAAGGCGGTGCATACGAGAAGGAATTGTTTAAACAAGGCAATGTCAATATCGATGTCCGCATTATTCCCGTCGTTGACTATGATGCAACGATTAAGACAACAGCTGCAGGCGGCAATATGCCTGACGTCATCTGGGGCTGGGGACCTGTAGATCCCTTCTGGAAGGATCTGCAGGATCAAGGTGCATTCCTGAAGATCAATGATTATCTGGATCAATATCCGGCGATCAAGGATGCTGTTCCAGCCGGGATCTGGGATAAGATGGCCGACGATAAAGGCGACATCTACTTTATCCCGAACTTGATTTATCCGGTCGTACCGTTCTTTATCAATTATCGTGCCGATATCTTCGAGGAGCTTGGCATCCCTGAACCGACATCCATCGCTGAGCTTCAAGCAGCACTAGAGAAAATCAAAGCCAGCGGCAAAGACATCGTGCCGATGACGATGGGCAACACGGTTCCTTTCTGGGCAGGGAAGGATTTGGCAACGTCATTCGGCTCCGGATCGGGCTGGGCGCCGTCCAAAGACGATCCGAACAAAATTATTCCTCCTGAAATGCAAGAGGAGCATCTGAATTACAAGTTTTGGCTGCAGGATATGAAGAAGAAAGGCTTATTCGATGAAGAAGCCGGCGTCAATCCGGATGCTTCCTTCGGGGAGACGAAATTTAAAGCCGGCCGCGCGGCAGTGATTCTCGGGGGCAATCTTCAATCGCTTTATCCGGAGCTTATCAAGACGACCCCTGGCGCGGATATTAAGATCATGTCCCCGCTAACCGGCTTAAACGGCGAGAAGGGCGGTACGCGCGTTGTTTTCCCTCAGGACCGGGGCTTCTACGTAAATGTGAAGTTTAAAGATAAAGCGGATCAATTCTTCAAGTTCCTGAACTGGTCGTTAACCGACGGAACCGATCTCAGAAGATACGGCATAGAAGGAAAGACGTATACCGTCAATCCGGAAGGGAAGAAGGTGCCGATTCCTGATGAGAGCCGGGAAGCTGACTACAAAGGCTCCCAGATCGAACCGCTGAAGTTCATTGATCCGATGAGCGAGAAGCTGGATTGGGAAGCACAGGAGCTGAACTTTACCGGCGCAGGAATTCAAGGCAAATTCCAATACTACAAGGAGATGTTTGAGAAATATGCCGCAAACCCTTATAACGACTATAAGGATCCGACGGTGAGTTCCCCGACCCAGGCGGAGATCGGGCCGCAAATATGGGAGGATTACATGGCGAAGGTAGACGGAAGTATCCTGACCGACATGAAATTGACGAAAGAAGCCTATAAGGCAGCCTACCAGAAGTATCTGGACGCTGGCGGTCAGAAAATTATCGATGAAATCAATGAGCTGCAGAAGAATAAGTCTGAACCGAACTATGTAGATTAA
- a CDS encoding GntR family transcriptional regulator, translating into MRKPALHLSLYEQIKHHIISEIELEHLLPHDKLPSENELTQQFSVSRITVKKAMSDLVKMGIVYRIQGKGTYVAVAMPDKGAPAAETPIRPKSAPAIALLLPFINNQHNALLINGVESVLSDAGYSLLICNTENSIQKEERVIREMVERKVAGMIIYPVDGESYNREILQLTLGSFPLVVMDRYLRGIDTNCVCPDNLLGAQEGVNYLISLGHRNIGFLSTTIRGTTSIEDRLTGYEKALAEHQIPIDRRYRYVDIELGDPKPIKEKIRDFLTKHAELTAIFAINPGLGLQVIKVASEMGLRVPEDLSLIFFGDFELSEFYSVRPTFISQEDNMLGKEAANLLISVIENPEQKTRKLFFPPKLIIRESTANPGSRS; encoded by the coding sequence ATGAGAAAACCCGCGCTGCATTTATCTCTCTATGAGCAAATCAAACATCATATCATCTCTGAGATCGAGCTTGAGCACTTATTGCCTCATGACAAGCTTCCATCTGAAAACGAACTCACCCAGCAATTCTCCGTAAGCCGAATTACGGTCAAGAAAGCAATGTCCGATTTGGTTAAGATGGGAATCGTGTACCGCATACAAGGGAAAGGCACCTATGTAGCCGTAGCCATGCCCGACAAAGGAGCACCGGCTGCCGAGACGCCAATTAGGCCGAAATCTGCGCCTGCGATTGCTCTGTTGCTCCCTTTCATCAATAATCAGCACAACGCCCTTCTCATTAATGGCGTCGAAAGCGTTCTCTCGGATGCCGGCTATTCACTGCTTATATGCAATACGGAGAACTCCATCCAGAAGGAAGAACGCGTCATCCGAGAGATGGTCGAGCGGAAAGTAGCGGGAATGATCATCTACCCTGTCGATGGCGAGTCGTACAATCGCGAAATCCTTCAGCTTACTCTGGGGTCGTTTCCCCTTGTCGTTATGGATCGATATTTGCGCGGAATCGACACGAACTGCGTATGTCCGGATAACTTGCTAGGCGCTCAGGAAGGCGTCAATTATCTGATTTCACTTGGTCATCGCAATATTGGCTTTTTATCCACGACCATTAGAGGCACGACCAGTATTGAAGATCGTCTAACCGGCTATGAAAAAGCTCTGGCGGAGCATCAAATTCCAATTGATCGGCGGTATCGTTATGTCGATATCGAGCTCGGCGATCCGAAACCGATCAAGGAGAAAATCAGGGATTTTCTCACCAAGCACGCCGAGTTGACGGCTATCTTCGCCATTAATCCCGGACTTGGGCTGCAAGTCATAAAAGTAGCTTCGGAAATGGGACTTCGCGTGCCGGAAGACCTATCCCTTATTTTCTTCGGTGATTTCGAGCTCTCGGAATTCTATAGCGTGAGGCCTACATTCATTAGCCAGGAGGACAACATGCTTGGCAAAGAAGCGGCTAATCTACTCATCTCGGTCATTGAAAATCCGGAACAGAAGACGAGGAAACTATTCTTCCCACCGAAATTAATCATCCGGGAATCTACCGCAAATCCGGGTAGCCGCAGCTAA
- a CDS encoding S-layer homology domain-containing protein, whose translation MNKTKLQAAIIAMSLVIGGGTLLPYNTPASAASAISTNAGISVQQAVERLAEQGIIQGTGDGKLHAERFVTNAEFIKMAVLALILKPDIEKVPSPQVKWYEAYVKAAVTGGLLEADEAFVPNKQALGAELPQMIAKALQRDVKSVQYWMTALQIGQDHLTRGQASQLLLLSQQAVRSESAAIVSVKALNKITLEVKLDRPMTLEDETTAAAQANFALSNGIKLVNQPRLKTGSTATYIVPVQTMKPGEVFTLTYKGKQAFRVASGSEDIQLKDVRQVSSDTFEVTSLREEGVIDYGYVISAYAGGRGANAIVLEEDNSYNGQPLQIISSLASRQAVLTPEGGSPITVNYVGFTQSTDGKQEPKFRLPAGMKLQPGVTYAVTSDWFELKNNTFTAGLIEPLRIDAAANIDGASISVTLAADPGDELFAYRSVQLKGTDGSVLTAQYRVQTRKGTTGIFDLQNGAKLVPGMSYEVTPVGEWATADGVKLTTS comes from the coding sequence ATGAACAAGACGAAGCTGCAAGCCGCGATCATCGCAATGTCACTCGTAATCGGAGGAGGGACCTTGCTTCCGTACAATACGCCTGCATCTGCGGCATCTGCCATAAGCACGAATGCGGGAATCAGCGTCCAGCAAGCGGTAGAACGGCTGGCAGAGCAAGGTATTATTCAAGGAACAGGAGACGGGAAGCTGCATGCCGAACGGTTCGTCACGAACGCCGAATTCATCAAGATGGCCGTCCTCGCGCTTATCCTAAAGCCGGATATCGAGAAAGTCCCATCGCCGCAGGTTAAATGGTACGAGGCTTATGTGAAAGCCGCTGTTACTGGAGGATTGCTTGAGGCGGACGAGGCATTCGTCCCAAACAAGCAGGCGCTAGGTGCCGAGTTACCTCAGATGATTGCCAAGGCGCTGCAGCGGGACGTCAAATCCGTGCAATATTGGATGACAGCACTGCAAATCGGACAAGATCATTTGACGCGCGGCCAGGCTTCGCAGCTGCTCCTGCTCTCGCAGCAAGCGGTTCGCAGCGAGTCCGCGGCAATCGTATCGGTTAAAGCACTGAACAAAATCACGCTTGAAGTGAAGCTCGACCGTCCAATGACGCTGGAGGATGAGACGACGGCCGCCGCGCAAGCGAATTTCGCGCTAAGCAACGGCATAAAGCTGGTCAACCAGCCAAGATTGAAGACGGGGTCGACAGCAACGTACATCGTGCCGGTGCAAACGATGAAGCCTGGAGAAGTCTTCACTTTAACTTATAAAGGGAAACAAGCATTCCGCGTCGCGTCCGGCTCGGAAGATATCCAGCTGAAGGACGTGCGGCAGGTGAGCAGCGATACCTTCGAAGTCACCTCTTTGCGCGAGGAAGGCGTCATCGATTACGGCTATGTTATTTCCGCTTATGCCGGCGGTCGAGGGGCAAACGCAATCGTTCTCGAAGAGGACAACAGCTACAACGGCCAGCCGCTTCAAATCATTTCATCTCTGGCGAGCCGCCAAGCGGTGTTGACACCGGAGGGTGGATCGCCGATCACCGTCAATTATGTCGGGTTTACGCAGTCGACCGACGGCAAGCAGGAGCCGAAGTTCCGTTTGCCTGCAGGCATGAAGCTCCAGCCTGGTGTCACGTATGCGGTAACTTCGGATTGGTTTGAACTGAAGAACAATACGTTTACCGCAGGCTTAATCGAACCGCTGCGTATAGACGCGGCAGCGAATATCGATGGGGCATCAATCTCGGTTACGTTGGCTGCTGATCCAGGCGATGAGTTGTTCGCTTACCGCAGCGTCCAACTGAAAGGCACTGACGGCTCCGTGCTGACTGCCCAATATCGGGTACAGACACGGAAAGGGACAACCGGGATTTTCGACCTGCAAAACGGCGCTAAACTAGTGCCGGGGATGAGCTATGAGGTAACGCCGGTCGGAGAATGGGCAACGGCGGATGGAGTTAAGTTAACGACAAGCTAG
- a CDS encoding response regulator transcription factor — protein MKQILIIEDDPLIAELQKDYFGLHGIEAEIVHDGQAGLERALSGGFELLILDLQLPGVNGFEICRQVREKLDIPVLIVSAKNEELDKIRGFGLGADDFVTKPFSPSELVARAKAHLARYERFTKDRVKERSASDSSVLHVRGLTIHKAAYRVFVHDREAFLTTKEFEVLLFLAEHPNRVFSKEELFERIWGLASSGEIATVTVHISRIREKIEEDPSKPQFIGTVWGAGYRFTV, from the coding sequence ATGAAACAGATATTGATTATAGAAGATGACCCGCTAATCGCCGAACTGCAGAAGGATTACTTTGGACTGCATGGGATTGAAGCCGAGATCGTTCATGACGGACAAGCTGGCTTGGAGCGAGCGTTAAGCGGAGGCTTCGAGCTGTTAATCCTGGATTTACAGCTCCCTGGCGTGAATGGATTTGAAATTTGCAGGCAAGTGAGGGAGAAGCTTGATATTCCGGTGCTGATCGTATCGGCCAAGAACGAGGAACTCGACAAAATCAGAGGATTCGGGCTAGGCGCGGACGATTTCGTCACCAAACCGTTCAGTCCAAGCGAGCTGGTTGCCCGGGCGAAGGCGCATTTAGCTCGATATGAGCGATTTACGAAAGACCGGGTGAAGGAGCGAAGCGCCTCCGATTCGTCCGTGCTGCATGTTCGGGGGCTGACGATTCATAAAGCCGCCTATCGCGTCTTCGTGCATGATCGCGAAGCGTTCTTGACGACGAAGGAGTTCGAGGTGCTGCTGTTTCTTGCCGAGCATCCGAACCGTGTCTTCAGCAAGGAAGAGCTGTTCGAGAGAATTTGGGGGCTTGCTTCGAGCGGTGAAATCGCGACCGTGACCGTTCATATCTCTCGAATTCGGGAGAAAATTGAAGAGGATCCATCGAAGCCCCAATTTATCGGAACGGTCTGGGGAGCAGGGTACCGGTTTACTGTGTAG
- a CDS encoding sensor histidine kinase: MSIRFRLLFSFTSVVIVSVTLFMLAAYLLSVAATGDYRSVRSFYTIHYSLNPLSEEEESIFLDLKYLAKHDPAKLTDLTLLQNYDTQLKMVKAGLLVRKEARPVYTTPNLLEDNLAEALPDYEMGNYSIRNTMNVGSRFFSYAKFDFYFDAAKKEKGSIFVLRERSPFAELVRKMLPVLVGMFAFIVLLTGLILYRYVTRKIVIPLEGLRKSAERIKEGDLTNDLPPASKDEIGQLVMSFDEMRHRLQESIQLQLLYEENRKQMLSNISHDLRTPITTIKGYAEGIRDGVAQTPEKLKQYASAIHTRAGDMERMVEELFYYSKLDLKKEPFAFEEADAVSLLREIMLEHEIDFEREEVQLEWRNLPSRPIPILADREKLKRVVRNLLANSIKFMSRDPKIITVDIRLDEAEEAVTITIADNGPGINQEALPYVFDRFYRADDSRSPAAGGSGLGLAVAKQIIDGHGGEIAADSELFKGTEIYFTLPLLTKRR, translated from the coding sequence TTGTCGATCCGCTTTCGCCTTTTATTCTCGTTTACGTCGGTGGTCATCGTGTCGGTCACGCTGTTTATGCTGGCGGCCTACTTGTTGTCCGTGGCGGCGACGGGAGATTACCGGAGCGTGCGAAGCTTCTATACGATTCATTATTCGCTTAACCCGCTTTCAGAAGAAGAAGAGAGTATTTTTCTCGATTTGAAATATTTGGCTAAGCATGATCCGGCGAAACTGACCGACTTGACGCTTCTCCAGAATTACGATACCCAGCTCAAAATGGTCAAAGCCGGCTTGCTTGTCCGCAAAGAAGCTCGCCCGGTCTATACGACACCGAATCTGCTTGAGGACAACTTGGCTGAAGCGCTGCCTGACTACGAGATGGGAAACTATTCAATTCGCAATACGATGAATGTGGGGAGCAGGTTTTTTTCCTACGCCAAGTTTGATTTCTATTTCGATGCGGCGAAGAAAGAGAAAGGGAGCATCTTCGTCCTTCGGGAGCGCAGCCCGTTCGCGGAGCTTGTTCGCAAAATGCTGCCCGTCCTCGTAGGCATGTTCGCCTTTATCGTGCTGCTGACCGGACTTATTCTGTATCGTTACGTGACGCGCAAAATCGTCATTCCGCTCGAAGGGCTTCGCAAGTCGGCCGAACGGATCAAGGAAGGCGATCTGACGAACGATCTGCCGCCCGCCTCGAAGGATGAAATCGGACAGCTTGTCATGAGCTTCGATGAAATGAGGCACCGGCTGCAGGAATCGATACAGCTGCAGCTGCTGTACGAAGAGAATCGCAAGCAAATGCTGTCCAACATTTCTCATGACCTGCGCACTCCGATAACGACGATTAAAGGTTATGCCGAAGGAATCCGAGACGGGGTAGCCCAGACGCCGGAGAAGCTGAAGCAATATGCGAGCGCGATTCATACCCGTGCGGGCGATATGGAGCGGATGGTGGAGGAGCTCTTCTACTATTCCAAGCTGGATCTGAAGAAAGAGCCTTTTGCATTCGAGGAAGCCGATGCCGTGTCGCTGCTGCGCGAGATCATGCTTGAGCATGAAATCGACTTCGAACGCGAAGAGGTGCAACTAGAGTGGAGAAATCTGCCTTCCCGGCCGATTCCGATTCTCGCCGATCGCGAGAAGCTGAAACGAGTCGTCCGCAATCTGCTAGCGAACAGCATCAAATTCATGTCGCGCGATCCGAAAATCATCACCGTTGACATTCGCCTGGATGAAGCCGAGGAAGCCGTTACGATAACGATCGCCGACAATGGGCCGGGCATTAACCAAGAAGCGCTGCCGTACGTATTCGACCGTTTCTACAGAGCGGACGACTCCCGTTCGCCGGCGGCCGGCGGAAGCGGGCTGGGTCTGGCGGTTGCCAAGCAGATTATCGATGGACATGGCGGCGAGATTGCCGCGGATAGCGAACTATTCAAGGGAACCGAGATTTATTTTACTCTTCCATTACTAACGAAACGCCGGTGA